In Thermus islandicus DSM 21543, a genomic segment contains:
- a CDS encoding putative Ig domain-containing protein, whose translation MRKLWPLALLLAACGTQDPTGAGTEPLRLTASSLPPAYLGEAYQAVFSAEGGLRPYAFSLEGKLPQGLTFQGGRISGVPREKGSFSLVLTVEDAAKNSRAQKLTLTVSDPPPPRLTLVLPPAQVEGPFLLLARVEGREAVGFQLEVRLQDLSPDLSSLKAASPVYLLDYDPQSRLLRLDLAFPKPLKDQEAFRLLLTPAKPLTPRLSPQVVLYDKEGKPLGQAPSRGRPFADLLGLAQNWGREGKELKGDLDGDGKVGEADLRLLAQGYFPKVQAPSPEAPPAGSGGAP comes from the coding sequence ATGCGGAAGCTCTGGCCCCTGGCCCTTCTCCTCGCCGCCTGCGGCACCCAGGACCCCACGGGCGCGGGGACTGAGCCCCTGCGCCTCACCGCCTCCAGCCTCCCCCCCGCCTACCTGGGGGAGGCCTACCAGGCGGTCTTCAGCGCCGAAGGAGGCCTCAGGCCCTACGCCTTCAGCCTCGAGGGCAAGCTCCCTCAGGGCCTCACCTTCCAAGGGGGGAGGATCAGCGGGGTGCCCCGGGAGAAGGGGAGCTTCTCCCTGGTCCTCACCGTGGAGGACGCCGCCAAGAACAGCCGGGCCCAGAAGCTCACCCTCACCGTTTCCGACCCGCCCCCGCCGAGGCTTACCCTGGTCCTGCCCCCCGCCCAGGTGGAGGGGCCCTTCCTCCTCCTCGCCCGGGTGGAGGGGCGGGAGGCGGTGGGCTTCCAGCTGGAGGTGCGCCTTCAAGACCTCAGCCCCGACCTCTCCAGCCTCAAGGCGGCAAGTCCTGTGTACCTCCTGGACTACGACCCCCAAAGCCGCCTCCTCCGCCTGGATCTGGCCTTCCCGAAGCCCCTCAAGGACCAGGAGGCCTTCCGCCTCCTCCTCACCCCAGCCAAGCCCCTCACCCCGAGGCTTTCCCCCCAGGTGGTCCTCTACGACAAGGAGGGGAAGCCCTTGGGCCAGGCCCCTTCCCGGGGGAGGCCCTTCGCCGACCTCCTAGGGCTCGCCCAGAACTGGGGCCGGGAGGGGAAGGAGCTCAAGGGGGACCTGGACGGGGACGGCAAGGTGGGCGAGGCGGACCTCAGGCTCCTCGCCCAGGGCTACTTCCCCAAGGTCCAGGCCCCCTCTCCCGAGGCCCCGCCTGCGGGGTCCGGGGGGGCTCCGTGA
- a CDS encoding macro domain-containing protein: MARIRVAQGDITEFRGDAIVNAANNYLKLGAGVAGAILRKGGPSIQEECDRIGRIPVGEAAVTGAGNLPVRYVIHAAVLGDEPASLETVRKATRSALERAVELGLKTVAFPLLGTGVGGLPVDAVARVMLEEIKKAPDTLEVTLYGYREEDAEAIRRAL, encoded by the coding sequence ATGGCCCGCATCCGCGTGGCGCAGGGGGACATCACCGAGTTTCGGGGAGACGCCATCGTCAACGCCGCCAACAACTACCTGAAGCTGGGGGCGGGGGTGGCGGGGGCCATCCTCCGGAAGGGCGGCCCCTCCATCCAGGAGGAGTGCGACCGGATCGGCAGGATCCCCGTGGGGGAAGCGGCGGTCACGGGGGCGGGGAACCTCCCCGTGCGCTACGTGATCCACGCCGCCGTCCTGGGGGACGAGCCCGCAAGCCTGGAAACGGTGCGCAAGGCCACGCGAAGCGCCCTGGAGAGGGCGGTGGAGCTGGGCCTAAAGACGGTGGCCTTTCCCCTCCTGGGCACCGGGGTGGGGGGGCTTCCCGTGGACGCGGTGGCCCGGGTGATGCTGGAGGAGATCAAGAAGGCCCCGGACACCCTAGAGGTCACCCTCTACGGCTACCGGGAGGAGGACGCCGAGGCCATCCGCAGAGCGCTCTAG
- the nrdR gene encoding transcriptional regulator NrdR, which yields MKCPYCGHPDTRVVDSRPSDEGAAIRRRRECPSCGRRFTTYERTQLEPLMVIKRDGRKEPFNPDKLLRGLLLACEKRPVDQEVLKRFAYTFEDQVPGPEITSEEIGLKAMAFLRELDQVAYIRFASVYREFDSVERFIEEIRRLFGVDKGGGP from the coding sequence ATGAAGTGCCCCTACTGCGGCCACCCCGACACCCGGGTGGTGGACTCGAGGCCCTCCGACGAGGGGGCCGCCATCCGCCGCAGGCGGGAGTGCCCCTCCTGCGGCCGCCGCTTTACCACCTACGAAAGGACCCAGCTGGAACCCCTCATGGTGATCAAGCGGGACGGTAGGAAAGAGCCCTTTAACCCCGACAAGCTCCTCAGGGGCCTCCTCCTCGCCTGCGAGAAGCGCCCGGTGGACCAGGAGGTCCTAAAGCGCTTCGCCTACACCTTTGAGGACCAGGTGCCCGGGCCCGAGATCACCTCGGAGGAGATCGGCCTTAAGGCCATGGCCTTCCTGCGGGAACTGGACCAGGTGGCCTACATCCGCTTTGCCTCGGTTTACCGGGAGTTTGACTCGGTGGAGCGCTTCATTGAGGAGATCCGCCGCCTCTTTGGGGTTGACAAGGGAGGGGGGCCTTGA
- the dcd gene encoding dCTP deaminase: MVKPDWWIREMARKGMIEPFEERLVREGVISYGLSSFGYDLRAAPEWRIFTNVFSSVVDPKRFDPKSFVEYEGEEVVIPPNSFALTRSLEYIRMPDNVIAIALGKSTYARCGIVVNVTPLEPGWEGHVTLEISNTTPLPAKVYAGEGIVQLLFLEGPRPEVTYRDRQGKYQGQKGITLPRI, encoded by the coding sequence ATGGTGAAGCCGGACTGGTGGATCCGGGAGATGGCGAGGAAGGGGATGATTGAGCCCTTTGAGGAGCGGCTGGTGCGGGAGGGGGTCATCAGCTATGGGCTTTCCTCCTTCGGGTACGACCTCCGGGCCGCCCCGGAGTGGCGGATCTTCACCAATGTTTTTTCCAGCGTGGTGGACCCCAAGCGCTTTGACCCCAAGAGCTTTGTGGAGTACGAAGGGGAGGAGGTGGTCATCCCCCCCAACTCCTTTGCCCTCACCCGGAGCCTGGAGTACATCCGCATGCCCGACAACGTTATCGCCATCGCCCTGGGAAAGAGCACCTACGCGCGGTGCGGCATCGTGGTGAACGTGACCCCCCTGGAGCCCGGCTGGGAGGGGCACGTCACCTTGGAGATCTCCAACACCACCCCCCTTCCCGCCAAGGTCTACGCAGGCGAGGGCATCGTCCAGCTCCTCTTCCTGGAGGGTCCCCGTCCCGAGGTGACCTACCGGGACCGGCAGGGCAAGTACCAGGGCCAGAAGGGGATCACCCTGCCCCGGATCTAG
- a CDS encoding SDR family NAD(P)-dependent oxidoreductase has product MSRDLLGLEGRIVMVTGAGRGFGRAIAHGYGRNGATVIAVDPEVELATGVASEVEALGATAIPIRGDMSVVLDVTSTFEKVEELFGLLDGIVHVTTAESKTPFVELLEGEWYDLMSQDVKSSLYVLQQGLRHLAGGGFVTVVLPPLSRLEPHVLSVRKAVEGLIEGATRTFPGVRVNGVVPSRDPVGETYDQALVRAALALGSMVAEGVRGVVLEVQLPEPPVSPEVYEMLREVP; this is encoded by the coding sequence ATGTCACGGGACCTCTTGGGCCTCGAGGGGCGGATCGTCATGGTGACCGGGGCCGGGCGGGGCTTCGGCCGGGCCATCGCCCACGGCTACGGCCGCAATGGGGCCACGGTGATCGCCGTGGACCCCGAGGTGGAGCTGGCCACAGGGGTAGCCTCGGAGGTAGAGGCCCTCGGGGCCACGGCCATCCCCATCCGCGGGGACATGAGCGTGGTCTTGGACGTGACCAGCACCTTTGAGAAGGTGGAGGAGCTCTTTGGCCTTCTGGACGGCATTGTCCACGTGACCACCGCCGAGAGCAAGACCCCCTTCGTGGAGCTCTTGGAGGGGGAGTGGTACGACCTCATGAGCCAGGACGTGAAGTCCAGCCTCTACGTCCTCCAGCAGGGCCTCCGCCACCTCGCGGGGGGTGGGTTTGTGACCGTGGTCCTCCCCCCCCTTTCCCGCCTCGAGCCCCACGTCCTCTCGGTGCGCAAGGCTGTGGAAGGCCTCATAGAGGGGGCTACCCGGACCTTCCCCGGGGTCCGGGTGAACGGGGTGGTCCCCTCCCGCGATCCCGTAGGGGAGACCTACGACCAGGCCCTGGTGCGGGCGGCCCTGGCCCTCGGGTCCATGGTGGCCGAGGGGGTGCGGGGGGTGGTCCTGGAGGTGCAGCTTCCCGAGCCTCCGGTCTCCCCTGAGGTCTACGAGATGCTCCGCGAGGTGCCATGA